One window from the genome of Amaranthus tricolor cultivar Red isolate AtriRed21 chromosome 9, ASM2621246v1, whole genome shotgun sequence encodes:
- the LOC130824333 gene encoding small RNA degrading nuclease 1 gives MNDKFTTAGKDVLVEIVKLAQKRKMEGEKGGWKEFLKGYDTLLGASMSDPARRTPQVLRAFLDTFKKGEDLKFFAKVMECHSNRELVKEQTNSTDVESPQERLVRLTLEHPQYPIEYSFPSFKEDWIVTKHRKKFKETRSSKLLAVDCEMVLCDDGNEALVKVCIVDENLEVILHEFVKPNRVVVDYRTQITGVSAEDLDGVTCSLADIQTKVKKIISRGSILVGHSLSNDLKALKIDHARVIDTSYVFKLGHDSTKRKPSLNDLCKFVLDYELRKKGDPHNCVDDACAAMKLVLAKIKHGFDKNMPVVQDDVPESENRKLLIHRIPEDLPSEELGQIIPGDFTIEIKAKKGHGGKYSAVATFKTLQEALSTYDKLQGVEEKDSSGRSQKPVSVQLKSGSTAIICVRKMTFDEPDVKVSTKRPYPTEIDVDDSKRLKTEKTPEAEHIVDHVKEIKRLNDLLSKRDEEIASLHKIVAALTRKQGL, from the exons GCAAGCATGAGTGATCCAGCTAGGAGAACCCCTCAAGTGTTACGCGCTTTTTTAGATACATTTAAAAAAGGGGAAGACTTAAAA TTTTTCGCTAAAGTCATGGAATGTCACTCTAATCGTGAGCTGGTGAAAGAACAAACAAATTCAACAGATGTAGAATCTCCTCAAGAG AGGTTGGTTCGTTTGACCCTGGAACATCCACAATATCCAATTGAGTATTCATTTCCATCTTTTAAGGAG GACTGGATTGTTACGAAACATAGAAAGAAGTTCAAGGAGACAAGATCAAGTAAATTGCTGGCTGTTGATTGTGAAATGGTTCTCTGTGACGATGGAAACGAGGCTTTGGTTAAAGTATGCATAGTAGATGAGAATTTAGAG GTTATTCTCCATGAATTTGTCAAACCTAATAGAGTAGTTGTAGACTATAGGACACAGATTACTGGTGTTTCTGCGGAAGATTTGGATGGTGTTACGTGTTCCCTTGCAGATATACAG ACTAAGGTAAAGAAGATAATTTCCCGCGGGAGTATTTTGGTTGGCCATAGTCTGAGTAATGATCTGAAAG CACTAAAGATAGATCATGCAAGAGTGATTGATACCTCTTATGTGTTCAAGCTTGGACATGACTCCACAAAAAGAAAACCTTCCTTGAATGATTTGTGCAAG TTTGTTCTGGATTATGAACTCCGCAAGAAAGGCGATCCACATAATTGTGTTGATGATGCATGTGCTGCTATGAAACTAGTTCTTGCTAAGATAAAACATGGATTTGATAAAAATATGCCTGTAGTTCAGGATGAT GTGCCAGAGAGTGAAAACAGAAAGCTCCTGATACACAGAATTCCAGAGGATCTGCCAAGTGAAGAACTGGGTCAGATCATCCCTGGAGACTTTACTATTGAAATTAAG GCTAAGAAAGGTCATGGTGGCAAGTATTCTGCTGTTGCTACTTTCAAAACTCTACAGGAGGCACTTTCTACGTACGACAAGCTGCAAGGAGTTGAAGAAAAG GATTCTTCTGGGCGTTCTCAGAAACCTGTCTCCGTCCAGCTTAAATCTGGCTCAACAGCTATAATATGTGTCCGGAAAATGACATTTGATGAACCTGATGTCAAAGTTTCTACAAAGCGACCGTATCCAACAGAAATTGATGTCGATGACTCAAAAAGGTTGAAGACAGAAAAAACACCTGAAGCAGAACATATTGTCGATCACGTGAAGGAGATTAAAAGACTTAACGATTTGCTTAGCAAAAGGGATGAAGAGATTGCTAGCCTGCACAAGATTGTAGCTGCTCTAACAAGGAAACAAGGGCTTTGA